A stretch of the Sphingobacterium thalpophilum genome encodes the following:
- a CDS encoding fasciclin domain-containing protein encodes MEKIWKYTLLSLMLACLFSACKKEDYIDTGVNDPKFKGTIWNYLESRPDMFDTLMVALKAAKLDDVLKNDEVTFFAPPDPCILKSVWVLNQMLFRSGQDSITKLEQIRPEVWKKYLSRYIFKGKNVAKDYRQLDTLNLAAFPGGVYKNIFGEDMNIGVLYNDVISKNESSGGTQVIKYAGYRQLYLNYPYSISVPEEIKDYFVPFITAPVATSDIQPTNGVLHVLQFSKHSFGFQNSEFADEAYLLGVLPK; translated from the coding sequence ATGGAAAAAATTTGGAAATATACTCTTTTGTCATTGATGCTAGCCTGTTTATTTTCAGCGTGCAAAAAAGAAGATTATATCGATACTGGTGTCAATGACCCAAAGTTTAAAGGTACAATTTGGAACTACTTGGAATCAAGACCTGATATGTTCGATACGTTGATGGTAGCGCTGAAGGCGGCCAAGCTGGATGATGTGCTAAAAAATGATGAAGTCACTTTCTTTGCTCCTCCGGACCCTTGTATTTTGAAATCTGTCTGGGTGCTGAACCAAATGTTGTTTCGCTCCGGTCAGGATTCGATCACCAAGCTTGAGCAGATCAGACCTGAAGTGTGGAAAAAATATCTGTCAAGATATATTTTTAAAGGAAAAAATGTAGCCAAAGATTATCGCCAGCTTGATACACTGAATTTAGCAGCCTTTCCAGGTGGTGTGTATAAAAATATTTTTGGGGAAGATATGAATATCGGGGTACTCTATAACGATGTTATCAGCAAAAATGAAAGTTCGGGTGGTACACAGGTCATTAAATACGCCGGATATCGTCAGCTTTATTTAAATTATCCATATTCCATCAGTGTGCCGGAGGAAATTAAGGATTATTTTGTTCCTTTTATCACTGCTCCGGTCGCAACTTCTGATATCCAGCCGACCAATGGTGTTTTACATGTACTGCAATTTTCAAAACATTCCTTTGGTTTTCAGAACAGTGAATTTGCAGATGAGGCCTATTTGTTAGGAGTGCTCCCAAAATAA
- a CDS encoding M60 family metallopeptidase: MRKRYLVFGLFVGLITFASSCSKYGAEFPDGYQSGDSTETPLLTDTTMGKADKSLYHKARIYPGLVGENVARIKDTTISMLMDRKYVSSYQYKVSVTPAPIYTTGLYAPAGEVIRITVPQGISGLTVQIGVHTDNITGKDAPRRDPMLFTRKELFPGTNYIKNLYGGTIWIINQKASTAPVNIHVTGAVKSTDFILGKTAVADWKKQVLTQDVPWMDLIGQRVAFSVPRSLVVKFIQTGKMDQVDEALRLWDETYVKDYYNWMGLSANAAEQVNRYPDFWERGVMDIHPSLGYAHSGSPWVMQEDEYWLDELTNPNTIRKGMSWGSYHEVGHNYQATWAWSWSDLTETTNNLFIFNAARNRGVTSRIDFHPALKTSIPAALKFAALTSAKSFSNFPAELGIDADDPFARLTPFLQIFDKVTGKNGEPGWDFFPYIYSKARNENFATSLDQGKRDYFYRQLCNFAGKDFNRFFIAWGIPVSSSAKREMREKYPPMDRAIWEYNPLTFSGGDGVLQPRYFLPSGLFEFTANVATATNESTGKFSAMTDGDPNTYWHTCWSGCSIPTTLPVELTMNMKEVNVFKGFYYKNRANATFATKVNVYISRDNKNWTDMGQFALGSASQTTAQNAALKEFAFPNLVEAQYVKFVFPDPNTGGANHVAIAEIGVFYDI, from the coding sequence ATGAGAAAGAGATATTTAGTTTTTGGATTATTTGTAGGACTGATCACTTTTGCATCGTCCTGCAGTAAATATGGGGCTGAATTTCCGGACGGTTACCAATCGGGAGACTCTACGGAAACGCCGTTATTGACAGATACAACGATGGGAAAAGCAGATAAAAGCTTGTACCACAAAGCTCGTATATACCCAGGATTGGTCGGAGAAAATGTTGCTCGCATAAAAGATACAACTATTTCGATGTTAATGGATAGGAAATACGTGAGCTCATACCAATATAAAGTCAGTGTAACGCCGGCGCCAATTTATACAACCGGACTATATGCTCCTGCCGGCGAAGTTATTAGAATCACGGTGCCACAAGGCATCAGCGGATTGACGGTACAGATTGGTGTGCACACAGACAATATTACCGGAAAGGATGCTCCTCGTAGAGATCCTATGTTGTTTACAAGAAAGGAGTTATTTCCCGGTACAAACTACATTAAGAACTTATACGGTGGAACGATTTGGATTATCAACCAGAAAGCAAGTACTGCTCCCGTTAATATACATGTGACCGGTGCTGTCAAATCCACCGATTTTATTCTGGGAAAGACAGCAGTTGCCGATTGGAAAAAACAGGTCCTGACACAAGATGTTCCTTGGATGGATCTGATTGGGCAACGGGTTGCTTTTTCCGTGCCGCGGTCGCTTGTTGTCAAATTTATTCAGACGGGAAAAATGGATCAGGTCGATGAAGCATTGCGTCTGTGGGATGAAACCTATGTTAAAGATTACTATAATTGGATGGGACTTTCGGCAAATGCTGCGGAGCAAGTAAACCGGTATCCGGACTTTTGGGAAAGAGGTGTCATGGACATCCATCCATCACTCGGATATGCGCATAGTGGCAGTCCTTGGGTAATGCAGGAAGATGAATATTGGTTAGACGAACTAACAAATCCAAATACGATCAGAAAGGGGATGTCCTGGGGCTCTTATCATGAGGTAGGACACAATTATCAGGCGACATGGGCATGGAGCTGGTCAGATTTGACGGAGACTACGAATAACCTGTTTATTTTCAATGCGGCGCGTAATCGTGGTGTTACTTCCCGAATTGACTTCCATCCGGCGCTTAAGACTTCCATCCCTGCCGCATTAAAGTTTGCTGCCTTAACATCTGCTAAAAGTTTCTCCAATTTTCCGGCCGAACTGGGGATTGATGCAGATGATCCATTTGCACGATTGACGCCTTTTCTGCAGATTTTTGATAAGGTAACAGGAAAAAATGGCGAGCCAGGCTGGGATTTTTTTCCATACATCTATAGTAAGGCTAGGAATGAGAATTTTGCGACATCTTTAGACCAGGGAAAACGGGATTACTTTTATCGTCAGCTATGTAATTTTGCCGGAAAGGATTTTAATAGATTTTTTATCGCTTGGGGAATCCCTGTAAGTAGTTCGGCGAAGCGCGAAATGCGTGAAAAGTATCCGCCAATGGACCGGGCTATCTGGGAGTACAATCCTTTGACATTTTCTGGCGGAGACGGGGTGTTACAACCGCGTTATTTCCTGCCTAGTGGTTTGTTTGAGTTCACCGCCAATGTGGCCACGGCTACTAATGAGAGTACAGGTAAGTTCAGTGCCATGACCGATGGGGATCCGAATACCTACTGGCACACTTGTTGGTCCGGCTGCTCGATCCCAACGACACTTCCTGTAGAGCTCACCATGAATATGAAAGAGGTCAATGTATTTAAAGGCTTTTATTATAAAAATCGCGCAAATGCCACATTTGCAACTAAGGTCAACGTCTATATCAGCCGCGATAACAAAAATTGGACGGATATGGGCCAGTTTGCTCTGGGTAGTGCTTCTCAGACAACTGCACAGAATGCCGCGTTGAAGGAATT
- a CDS encoding DUF5008 domain-containing protein, giving the protein MRRNLITKIGALMAAIFVFAACNKDIITGTDPYAGGRQSAGVGFYINYPEPGTAKPGELVDFYVKGLKGKVDKINFFVNNTPVEIVAARDSLVTIKVPALVTSGDAKIVVDDEVFYGPRLEIEGNTSVDENYGMVNGFNGSVYDILPNAGGFIVAGSFSNFEKEAITENVSENNKVYRNGVHFIDANGKSNANMKFGSGTYGGGFIRSIAKTNDGKFIFAGALSTFAKRAVNNIVRVNNNGAIDSMIVEVINPSNDPKNSLDTVSAFNGGVNNTILRTFTTSDNKVIAVGNFTNHFKIDYNYSSRETRKYVISNAKGVIRMKEDGSLDSAFALNNPGANGQIMDAAMIDNDRIVIVGAFTTYNGKAANGIACIKADGSLDETITLKGNINRLYSLNYNSSLKKLAVVGLFNGAGAYGKINNVALINMDGTIDETFIIRDIGTGILNYAQVLDNGQVVVEGTQNSYAGTPRANLLILEKNGELLQKYNSLGPFTGSVSKIIETKSSLGEPALLLGGTIFKLGQKTVGNFLRLEVRN; this is encoded by the coding sequence ATGAGAAGAAATTTAATAACCAAAATAGGTGCCTTGATGGCTGCAATTTTTGTATTTGCTGCTTGTAATAAGGACATAATAACCGGTACAGATCCTTATGCTGGAGGAAGACAGTCGGCAGGTGTTGGATTTTATATTAATTATCCGGAACCTGGCACTGCAAAACCCGGCGAATTGGTGGATTTTTATGTAAAAGGGTTAAAAGGTAAGGTGGATAAAATCAATTTTTTCGTCAACAACACACCCGTAGAGATTGTCGCAGCTAGAGATTCCTTGGTAACGATCAAGGTGCCAGCGCTGGTTACCTCAGGGGACGCGAAAATTGTTGTAGACGATGAGGTATTTTATGGCCCCCGACTGGAAATTGAAGGGAATACTTCCGTTGATGAGAACTATGGAATGGTGAATGGGTTTAATGGTAGTGTCTATGATATTTTGCCAAATGCAGGGGGATTCATTGTTGCGGGCTCTTTCTCGAATTTTGAAAAAGAGGCAATTACAGAAAACGTCTCCGAAAATAACAAGGTTTATCGAAATGGTGTACATTTTATTGATGCTAACGGCAAGTCGAATGCAAATATGAAGTTCGGATCCGGGACCTATGGTGGGGGGTTCATTAGATCTATTGCAAAAACAAATGACGGTAAGTTTATTTTTGCCGGTGCTTTATCCACTTTTGCCAAACGAGCGGTCAATAATATAGTCCGTGTTAATAATAATGGTGCTATCGACTCAATGATTGTTGAAGTTATCAATCCCAGCAATGATCCCAAAAACTCATTGGATACCGTATCAGCTTTTAACGGCGGCGTAAATAATACCATTCTTCGGACTTTTACGACGTCCGACAATAAAGTCATTGCTGTTGGCAACTTTACCAATCATTTTAAGATTGACTATAACTATTCTTCACGTGAAACCCGGAAATATGTTATATCGAATGCCAAAGGAGTTATCCGCATGAAGGAAGATGGTTCATTGGATTCGGCATTTGCGCTGAATAACCCTGGTGCGAACGGTCAGATTATGGATGCGGCAATGATTGATAATGATCGTATCGTCATCGTAGGAGCATTTACAACTTATAATGGCAAAGCGGCCAACGGTATTGCGTGTATCAAAGCCGACGGTTCACTGGATGAAACTATTACTTTAAAGGGTAATATTAACCGATTATATAGCCTGAACTATAACAGTTCATTAAAAAAACTGGCTGTCGTAGGCTTATTCAATGGTGCCGGTGCTTATGGAAAGATAAATAATGTTGCGCTGATAAATATGGACGGTACTATTGATGAGACTTTCATTATCCGTGATATAGGGACAGGAATCCTCAATTATGCACAGGTGCTTGATAACGGTCAGGTTGTTGTCGAGGGGACCCAGAATAGCTATGCTGGAACACCGAGAGCAAACCTCCTGATTTTGGAAAAAAATGGCGAATTGTTGCAAAAATACAATTCATTAGGACCATTTACAGGCTCAGTTTCCAAGATTATAGAAACGAAATCTTCGCTCGGTGAGCCAGCGTTGTTACTGGGTGGTACGATTTTTAAGTTAGGACAAAAAACTGTAGGCAACTTCTTGCGTCTGGAGGTAAGGAATTAA
- a CDS encoding LamG-like jellyroll fold domain-containing protein codes for MIKYLKIFKHISFTLSVLVILVACNKDFPNLLQNFNEAKENPESRDKVLLVVVDGLSGPAMLEIAPPNIEQMTRNGLVTYGSLADPTTDFEVTNQSVAAALLTGVNSAKNKAVGTDLDEIDLNNYPTIFTKLKNNATSLNSSLFTSDAKYGTVFGKDADVKVAENDQAVVDAATQALSNTESDLNVIHLTEVDKAGKSSTYTPDDSKYAAAISVMDKQVLLLWESIKKRSTFGTENWIVIVTSARGGVSTGPVTDFTPYGDRKRETYTLFYSPKFSKKIVPRPNSTEIPFVANATRYTYASNNQVIGKLADPSTFNMGTGSDWTMTLFLKHNIPNSAYNYPIFFAKRVEGFTGAGWNFFLEGNYWGFNSSIAGQAFGPPINDGEWHALTVVIKRSGSQDSVYVYTDGTNATVSGKSSQVGANGNNLDNSSPLTLGYNPGNGNTDCNISICNVQIYNRAFSAEEVKRYGGVTHIDETYPFWNDLQGYWPGYDDVNTTILTEKTGKGAGNFKLTGPVAWTSFNELVPFFRPPIAESFYRLVPNAVDIPFMIYQWLGVSVESAWNLDGKSWTPNYTQIRK; via the coding sequence ATGATTAAGTATTTAAAAATTTTCAAACATATATCTTTTACACTTAGTGTCTTAGTGATATTAGTGGCGTGCAACAAAGACTTTCCTAATCTGCTTCAGAACTTTAATGAGGCAAAGGAAAATCCTGAGAGCAGGGATAAGGTGCTGCTGGTCGTAGTAGATGGTCTTTCGGGGCCGGCGATGCTGGAAATTGCGCCCCCGAATATTGAACAGATGACACGTAATGGACTGGTTACTTACGGAAGCCTGGCTGATCCGACGACGGATTTCGAAGTCACTAATCAATCAGTTGCAGCAGCGTTATTGACAGGGGTGAACAGCGCGAAAAACAAGGCCGTTGGTACCGACCTAGACGAAATTGATCTGAATAACTATCCAACTATTTTCACGAAGCTAAAGAATAACGCCACCAGTCTGAACTCTAGCCTTTTTACATCAGACGCCAAATATGGTACTGTATTCGGCAAGGATGCCGATGTAAAGGTAGCGGAAAATGATCAGGCGGTTGTGGATGCGGCAACACAAGCGTTGTCCAATACCGAATCAGATTTGAATGTTATTCATCTAACGGAGGTTGATAAGGCGGGAAAATCTTCAACTTATACACCCGATGACTCAAAATATGCCGCTGCAATCAGCGTAATGGACAAACAGGTGTTATTGTTATGGGAATCCATTAAGAAGAGATCTACTTTTGGCACTGAAAATTGGATCGTGATCGTTACTTCTGCGCGGGGCGGTGTCTCAACGGGCCCAGTCACTGATTTTACACCATACGGTGATCGTAAGAGAGAAACGTATACGCTGTTTTACTCGCCAAAATTCTCTAAGAAGATTGTGCCAAGGCCCAATTCAACCGAGATCCCATTTGTTGCAAATGCTACCCGTTATACGTATGCCAGCAACAATCAGGTCATTGGTAAACTGGCGGACCCCAGTACGTTCAATATGGGAACAGGCAGCGACTGGACTATGACGTTATTTTTAAAACACAATATCCCGAATTCAGCATATAATTATCCTATATTTTTTGCGAAACGCGTGGAAGGCTTTACGGGAGCCGGTTGGAACTTTTTTTTGGAAGGCAATTACTGGGGCTTTAATAGTTCAATAGCTGGACAGGCGTTTGGACCTCCTATAAACGACGGAGAATGGCATGCATTGACCGTAGTGATTAAGAGAAGTGGCAGTCAGGATTCTGTATATGTGTATACTGATGGAACCAATGCTACTGTTTCGGGTAAGTCTTCTCAGGTAGGAGCCAATGGAAACAATTTGGACAATTCAAGCCCTTTGACATTGGGTTACAATCCCGGAAACGGAAACACAGATTGCAATATTTCCATCTGTAATGTTCAGATCTATAACCGCGCGTTTTCAGCTGAGGAAGTGAAACGATATGGGGGAGTAACACATATCGATGAAACTTACCCTTTCTGGAATGACCTCCAGGGATATTGGCCGGGTTATGATGATGTCAACACAACTATACTTACAGAAAAAACGGGTAAAGGGGCAGGCAATTTCAAATTGACAGGTCCCGTAGCCTGGACGAGCTTTAATGAGCTGGTGCCGTTTTTTCGGCCACCTATTGCGGAGTCCTTCTATCGCTTAGTGCCTAATGCGGTAGATATACCATTTATGATCTATCAATGGCTGGGGGTTTCGGTCGAATCGGCTTGGAATTTAGATGGGAAAAGCTGGACACCTAACTATACGCAAATTAGAAAATAA